The Pseudomonas fluorescens genome segment CATCCGTGAACATGCACGCCACAGCGATGTGTCGATGTGGGAAGCCATGCGCCAACTGGTGGCCAACAAAGGCCTGACCGGTCGTGCAGCCGGCGCCCTCGGCGCGTTTATCGAGCTGATCGAGAACCTCGCCGCCAAGTGCGCCGAGATGCCGTTGCACCTGATGACCCAGACCGTCATCGAGCAATCCGGACTGATCGCCTACCACGAAGCGGAAAAAGGCGAGAAGGGCCAGGCCCGGGTAGAAAACCTTGAGGAGCTGGTGAGTGCCGCACGCAACTTCGAGAACACCGAAGAAGACGAAGACCTGACGCCACTGGCGGCGTTCCTCGGCCACGCGTCGCTGGAGGCCGGCGACACTCAGGCCGACGAGCACGAAGACAGCATTCAGTTGATGACCCTGCACAGCGCCAAGGGCCTGGAATTCCCTTACGTGTTCCTGGTGGGCATGGAAGAAGGCCTTTTCCCGCACAAGATGAGCCTGGAAGAACCGGGACGTCTTGAGGAAGAGCGGCGCCTGGCCTATGTCGGCATCACCCGGGCGATGCAGAATCTGGTGATGACCTACGCTGAAACCCGACGCCTGTACGGCAGTGAAACCTACAACAAGGTGTCGCGATTCGTACGGGAAGTGCCGAAAGGCCTGATTCAGGAAGTGCGCCTGTCGAATAGCGTCAGCCGACCGTTCGGCGGCAACCAGTCGATGAGCGGCAGCAACCTGTTCGGCGGCAGCGAGATCCCGGATACCGGCCTGAGCCTGGGCCAGGCCGTGCGGCACTCGATCTTCGGCGACGGCGTGATCCTCAACTTCGAAGGCGCCGGCGCCCAAGCGCGAGTGCAGGTGAACTTCAGCGAAGGCAGCAAGTGGCTGATGCTGGGTTACGCAAAGCTGGAAGCGATCTAAACGCCGGTTCTGCTGTTCTGTGGGAGCGAGCCTGCTCGCGAATTGGAGCGCCGCGGTTTACCTGATAAACCACGGTGCAGCCATCGCGAGCAGGCTCGCTCCCACATGGATTTATGCAACCCTTACCGACAGGACACCATGCATGGGCTCTGGCTTCTTTTCCTCCTGGACATTCTGGGCCCTGCTCTCGGCCACCTTCGCCGCATTGACGGCGATCTTCGCCAAGGTCGGCATCGAAAACGTCAATTCCGACTTCGCCACTCTATTGCGCACCATCGTGGTACTCGTCAGTCTGGCCTTGATTTTGTACGCCACGGGCCAATATCAGTCCCTGGGATCGATCTCTGCCAAAAGCTACCTGTTCCTGCTGTTGTCGGGTCTGGGTACCGGGGCTTCGTGGCTGTGCTATTTCCGCGCATTGAAAGTCGGGCCGGCCTCGCTGGTCGCTCCGGTGGACAAACTCAGCGTGGTGCTCGTGGCGGTACTCGGCGTGATCCTGCTGGGCGAGAAACTCGACCTGCGCCAATGGGGCGGCATCGGTCTGATCACCGCAGGCGTGGTGATGTTGGCGTTTCGACGCTGATCCATTTCCCACTGAACCCAAATCCTTTTCCTACAGACAAAAGTACATGGCCTTATTGCCTCGACTGAGCTGAACGTTACCTGTCAGGCAAAAGCCCGAAACACTCTCTCGCTAGCCAGTGACACTTCAGCTGTGCAACATGGCGCGCGTGTCTCCACAAACGGGAATTCCCTTTATGAAACGTTTTCTTAGCATCGCCATGGCGTTGTGCATCGGCCTGACGATGAGCCTCGACGCCAACGCCAAGCGCTTCGGTGGTGGCAAAAGCGCCGGCGCTGCGCCGACGCACCAGACCAGCCAGATGGCTCCTTCTTCCCCAGGCATGGGCGGCGCCGCTGCGACCGCTGGTGCTGCCGGTGCCGCAGGCGCTGCGGCCAAGGCTGGCGGCGCTTCGAAATGGCTCGGCCCTCTGGCCGGCATCGCCGCCGGTGGCCTGCTCGCTTCCATGTTCATGGGCGGCGGCTTCCAGGGCATGCAGATCTTCGACATCCTGATCATGGCCGTGATCGCCTTCGTGATCTTCCGCTTCATCGCCGCTCGTCGCCGCAAGCAGCAGGAGCAGTTCGCTCCGGCCGGCGCGCCGATGCAGCGTGAAGTATTCGAGCAGAAACCTGCCGCCATGGGTTCGATCTTCGGTGGCTCGGCCGCTCCGGCTGCCGCCCGTCCGGTGATCAACGCTCCGGCCTGGTTCAACGAGCAGCGCTTCCTCGAAGCCGCCCGCAGCCACTTCCAGTCGCTGCAGCAGCACTGGGATGCCAACGAAATGGACAAGATCGCCGAGTTCGTGACCCCGCAAATGCTCGACTTCCTCAAGCGCGAGCGTGCGGACCTGGGCGACGGCTTCCAGTCCACCTACATCGACAACCTTCAGGTACAACTGGATGGCGTCGATGATCGCGCGGACAAGACCATCGCGACCCTGACCTTCAGCGGCGTGTCGAAAACCTCGCGTTTCGACCAGGGCGAAGTGTTCAGCGAAAGCTGGAACATGGAGCGTCCGCAGGGCGACAACCAGCCATGGCTGGTCGCCGGTATCCGCCAGAACGGCTGATTCCTTCGGCGTCAGGCATGCAGTCATGAAAACCCCGGCCCAGGCCGGGGTTTTCTATTTCGCGGTTGCATCTATAGCGAGCTACTGTATAAACCGGCCCATATAAACCGCGCCATTCAAGCAAGAGGATCCCGGACGTGGAAGAAATCATCGAACAACTGCGCGAAGCCAACGAACCCGTACCGGTTCCCCTGGAGTTGCCCGACGAAGACCAACTGGTGGAAGTCGAAGAAGAACTCTTCATCAACATCCCGTTCGTCTTCAAAGAGTTTCTGCTGACCGTCAGCGACGTGGTTTACGGCAGCCTGGAGCCTGTGACCGTCACCGACCCGCAGTCCCACACCTATCTGCCGGATGTGGCGGCCAATGCCTGGGACGCCGGTGTGCCGCGCGACCTGATCCCGATCTGCCAGGACGGCGACAACTACTACTGCGTCGAAGAAGACGGCACCGTGGTGCTGTGGTCCGGCGAAGAAGAGCTGATCACCGAAGAGTCCTGGGAGTCGGTATGGCACTGGGCACGGGACGTCTGGCTGGAAAGCTGATCCGCCAGACGCCACGCCGGGTCAATGCCCCGACGATTCCTTGTGATTGTCGAGGGTTTCCAGCAAGGCCACCTGCATCCGCGTGTGTACCCGGATGAACCAGCGCCAGAGCAGCGCCGCCACGGCGGCCGCGACCACGGCGACCAGCACCAGCAACTTGTTGGTCGGCAAGATACTGGCCGACAAGGCTGCCAGCAGCAGGAAAATCACCAGCAGCGAGATGATCGGGATCACTTCGGCGATCACCCGACGCACTCGCTGTGTGTGACGCCCTGCCATCTCCGGCTTAACGCCCATCTCCGCCAGCAGCATCGAAAGCGCCTTGAGCTTGCGATAAGCCGCAATCAGGAACGGCAGCGATAGCAGCAACGCCCCGCCCCAGATCAACGCCTTCTGCCAGCTCGGATCGCTGATCCAGTCCTGAAGCCAAGTCGAGAGACGCCCGGCAAAGAACGCGCCGGCGAAAAAGATCGCAATCACCAGCGCCAGATTGACCCCGACCTGCAGCAGAATCCGCCGGATCATCGACGCCAGCATCGCACCCTCACCCTGCGGCTGAATGCTGCGCAGCCATTCGCCATACATCCCGAACACCCGCCCCAAACGCTGCGGCATGGCGGCGGACAACTTGATCGACAGCGGATCGGCGGCGCGGATCAGGTACGGCGTCAGTAACGTGGTAATCACCGAAACCGCCACGGCCACCGGATAGAGGAAGTTGCTGGTCACCTGCAGGGTCATGCCCAGCGCGGCGATGATGAAGGAGAATTCGCCAATCTGCGAAAGCCCCATCCCGACCCGTAGTGAGGTGCGTCCGTCATTGCCGGCGATAAAAGCACCGAGGCCGCAGGACAACATCTTGCCCAACACCACGGCCACAGTAATTACCGCAATCGGCCACGCGTATTGCAGAAGGATCATCGGATCAAGCATCAGGCCGATGGCGACGAAGAAGATCGCGCTGAACAGGTCGCGAACCGGCTCGATCAGGCGCTCGATCTTCAGCAATTGTCGCGACTCGGCCATGATCGCACCGATCAAAAATGCGCCAAGCACCATGCTGTACTCAAGCTTGACCACCAGCAGGCAAAAGCCAAAGCACAGCCCGAGCACGGTAATCAGCAGCATCTCGTTGCTTTCGAACTTCGCCACATAGGCCAGCAATCGCGGTACCAGCAGAATGCCGATGACCAGCGCGACGATCATGAACAGCGAGAGTTTGCCGACCGTGGAAAACACTTCGCCGGAACTTACCGTGCCGCTGACCGCGATGCTCGACAGCAAGGCGATGATGCCGATGCCGAGAATGTCCTCGACGATCAGCACACCGAAGATCAACTGGGCGAAGCGCTCGTTTTTCATCTTCAGATCGTTGAGCGCCTTGACGATGATGGTGGTCGAGGAAATTGCCAGGATGGCGCCGAGGAACAGCGAGTCCATGGTGTTCCAGTCGAACCAGCGGCCGATTTCGTAGCCGATCCAGATCATCAGGATGATTTCCAGGAATGCCGCGATAAACGCCGTGGCACCGACCTTGAACAGTTTGCGCAGGCTGAACTCAAGGCCCAGGCAGAACATCAGGAAAATCACCCCCAGCTCGGCGAGAGTCTTGATGGTTTCTTCGTCGTGGATCAGGCCGAACGGCGGGGTGTGCGGGCCGATGATGAAGCCGGCGACAATGTAGCCGAGCACCACCGGCTGCTTGAAACGGTGGAACAGCACGGTCACCACGCCTGCGACCAACATGATCACTGCCAGATCCTGAATAAAGCTGATGGCATGCATGGCGTGGGCTCCTTGAATGACGACGCTCGCGGCACGCGTCTGAAAACGCCTGGGCGAGCTGAGTAAAAATCCGCTTTAGATGTAGGAATCGCCCTTGGGGTGGGCTTTTGCAGGGTAACACCGCGACTTCCGGCTGAAAGGCGGTGCAATATATGGAAACAGATCGATCAGGGCGTGACGGCGGCCCGTTGCCCGGCGTCCCGATAACGGTGGTTTTGAAAAGCGACCAGGCACCCGCAGAGGTGCATCTTCCAGCAACCCTGCCTTGACCCGTGAGAACGTTATGGAACCCGGAAACGCCCAGCTGTCGATGACGGTACTGATGACCCCCGACATGGCCAACTTCTCTGGCAATGTCCACGGCGGCACCCTGCTCAAATACCTCGACGAAGTGGCCTACGCCTGCGCGAGCCGCTACGCCGGCCGCTACGTGGTGACCCTGTCGGTGGATCAGGTGATTTTCCGCGAGCCGATCCATGTCGGCGAACTGGTGACCTTCCTGGCGTCCGTCAATTACACCGGCAACACCTCGATGGAAGTCGGCATCAAAGTGGTGACCGAGAACATCCGCGAGCGCTCGGTGCGCCACACCAACAGCTGCTTCTTCACCATGGTCGCGGTGGACGATCAGCGCAAACCGGCTGCCGTGCCGCCGCTGCAGCCACAGAACAGCGAAGACAAACGTCGCTACATGCAGGCCCAGCAGCGCCGGCAGATTCGCCAGGAGCTGGAAAAGCGCTATCAGGAAATCAAGGGCGACGCCTGATCAGCCCTTCGATCTCTGGCGCTTTGTAGATAGCTTTCGCGAGCAAGCCCGCTTCCACAGGGGGAACGCGTTCCAAATGTGGGAGCGGGCTTGCTCGCGAATGGGGGCAACGCGGTCTTACAGACTGATCGCCGTCGCCTCGAACTTCACGCGCGGATGGGTGATCCGGTCCTGCGCCCGCACCAGTTGCAGCTCATAGCTGGCGCAGGCCTGGGTCTCCAGCAGCACTTCATGCACCGCTGCCGCAGTGAATTCAAACGCCGCTACCAGACTGTCGCCGAGCAGCACTCGCGCCAGGAACAGGCCGGACGTCAGATCGCCCACACCGACCGGCTGACGCGGGAACGCCAGCAGCGGACGCCGCAGATGCCAACTGCCCTCGGCGGTAACCAGCAGCATCTCGAAGCCATCCGCCGGTTTCCCCGGGTAATCCAGATGCTTGACCAGCACCGCTTTCGGCCCGCGCGCCAGCAACCCGCGCGCCATCGCCAGGCAATCGAACAGCGACTGTGGCTTGCGCCCGGAGAAGCTGTCCAGCTCCAGCTGGTTCGGGCACATGAAGTCCGCCACCGCTGCAGCCTCGTCGAGCAGGAAATCGCTGACTTCAGCCGGCACGCTGCAACCCTTCTCCGGATGGCCCATCACCGGGTCGCACAAATACAGGGCCTTGGGATTGACCGCCTTGATCCGCTCGATGCCACTGAGAATCGCCCGGCCCTGCGCCGCGCTGCCGAGGTAGCCGGACAGCACCGCATCGCAATTGCCCAATTCCCCAATGGCGGCGATCCCCTCAACCAGCTCCGGGATCCGCTGCGGTGCCAGCACTTCCCCGGCCCACTGGCCGTATTGAGTGTGATTGGAGAACTGCACAGTGTTGAGCGGCCAGACATTGACCCCGACCCGCTGCATCGGAAAAACCGCAGCGCTGTTGCCGGCATGGCCGAACACCACATGGGACTGGATGGCGAGCAGATGAGGCGTACGTTTCATTCGGGGTTTTCCGTAAAACGATTGAAATTCAAGCCGCGCAGTATGCGACGAAACGCAGTCTGTACGACAGACCGGCGACGCAGTTAAGCTGATGCCAACTTTTGGAGTTTCTCGTTGATGCTGACCCTGGAAAACATTTTCGTGTTGATGCTGTTCGCCGTTGCCGGCGCGTGGCTTTGGCACAACCACGGCCTGCGTGAACGGGCGCTGGAGCGGGTCAAGCAGCATTGTGCGAATGTCGGCGTCGAACTGCTCGACGGTAACGTAGCGCTAAAGAAGATCGGTCTCATCAAGGATGCCAGTGGGCGTCGACGTCTGGCCCGGGTCTACAACTTCGAATTCACCGTGACCGGCGAAACCCGTCACAACGGAACCATCACCCAGTTCGGCCCGCACAGCGCGCAGATCGAACTGGCGCCCTACCCGGCACCGTTCGACGACACTCCGCCGGTGGTAGAAGTGGCCAGGCCGAGTGCGCAAGTGATCGAACTGAGTCAGTGGCGCCAGGAACACACCAAGTGGAAACCTTGACTCAGGCCGCTTGAACCCGACAACCGGCCAGTCCTGCCTGCAACTCATCAATCACCTGCGGCTGGTCGAATATCAACTCGATTCGAGTGTCCTTGCGCCACTCGCTGGGCTGCCAATCCAGTTTGGCGTTATCCAGGGCATTGGCTGATTCCCAGCCATCCTGGCTGTGGATAACCAGCTTCGCCCGGCGCCAGTCCCGGGATTCCAGCCACCGAGTGATGCGAATCACGTCAAACACCTGGCTTGGGTGCCAGCGCCAGCCGATGCTCCAACCGCCCTCCTGCGCCTGACTCAGGCAAATCGG includes the following:
- a CDS encoding EamA family transporter produces the protein MGSGFFSSWTFWALLSATFAALTAIFAKVGIENVNSDFATLLRTIVVLVSLALILYATGQYQSLGSISAKSYLFLLLSGLGTGASWLCYFRALKVGPASLVAPVDKLSVVLVAVLGVILLGEKLDLRQWGGIGLITAGVVMLAFRR
- a CDS encoding Tim44 domain-containing protein: MKRFLSIAMALCIGLTMSLDANAKRFGGGKSAGAAPTHQTSQMAPSSPGMGGAAATAGAAGAAGAAAKAGGASKWLGPLAGIAAGGLLASMFMGGGFQGMQIFDILIMAVIAFVIFRFIAARRRKQQEQFAPAGAPMQREVFEQKPAAMGSIFGGSAAPAAARPVINAPAWFNEQRFLEAARSHFQSLQQHWDANEMDKIAEFVTPQMLDFLKRERADLGDGFQSTYIDNLQVQLDGVDDRADKTIATLTFSGVSKTSRFDQGEVFSESWNMERPQGDNQPWLVAGIRQNG
- a CDS encoding SMI1/KNR4 family protein — encoded protein: MEEIIEQLREANEPVPVPLELPDEDQLVEVEEELFINIPFVFKEFLLTVSDVVYGSLEPVTVTDPQSHTYLPDVAANAWDAGVPRDLIPICQDGDNYYCVEEDGTVVLWSGEEELITEESWESVWHWARDVWLES
- a CDS encoding cation:proton antiporter; translated protein: MHAISFIQDLAVIMLVAGVVTVLFHRFKQPVVLGYIVAGFIIGPHTPPFGLIHDEETIKTLAELGVIFLMFCLGLEFSLRKLFKVGATAFIAAFLEIILMIWIGYEIGRWFDWNTMDSLFLGAILAISSTTIIVKALNDLKMKNERFAQLIFGVLIVEDILGIGIIALLSSIAVSGTVSSGEVFSTVGKLSLFMIVALVIGILLVPRLLAYVAKFESNEMLLITVLGLCFGFCLLVVKLEYSMVLGAFLIGAIMAESRQLLKIERLIEPVRDLFSAIFFVAIGLMLDPMILLQYAWPIAVITVAVVLGKMLSCGLGAFIAGNDGRTSLRVGMGLSQIGEFSFIIAALGMTLQVTSNFLYPVAVAVSVITTLLTPYLIRAADPLSIKLSAAMPQRLGRVFGMYGEWLRSIQPQGEGAMLASMIRRILLQVGVNLALVIAIFFAGAFFAGRLSTWLQDWISDPSWQKALIWGGALLLSLPFLIAAYRKLKALSMLLAEMGVKPEMAGRHTQRVRRVIAEVIPIISLLVIFLLLAALSASILPTNKLLVLVAVVAAAVAALLWRWFIRVHTRMQVALLETLDNHKESSGH
- a CDS encoding acyl-CoA thioesterase, producing MEPGNAQLSMTVLMTPDMANFSGNVHGGTLLKYLDEVAYACASRYAGRYVVTLSVDQVIFREPIHVGELVTFLASVNYTGNTSMEVGIKVVTENIRERSVRHTNSCFFTMVAVDDQRKPAAVPPLQPQNSEDKRRYMQAQQRRQIRQELEKRYQEIKGDA
- the pdxY gene encoding pyridoxal kinase PdxY, which produces MKRTPHLLAIQSHVVFGHAGNSAAVFPMQRVGVNVWPLNTVQFSNHTQYGQWAGEVLAPQRIPELVEGIAAIGELGNCDAVLSGYLGSAAQGRAILSGIERIKAVNPKALYLCDPVMGHPEKGCSVPAEVSDFLLDEAAAVADFMCPNQLELDSFSGRKPQSLFDCLAMARGLLARGPKAVLVKHLDYPGKPADGFEMLLVTAEGSWHLRRPLLAFPRQPVGVGDLTSGLFLARVLLGDSLVAAFEFTAAAVHEVLLETQACASYELQLVRAQDRITHPRVKFEATAISL
- a CDS encoding DUF3301 domain-containing protein; the encoded protein is MLTLENIFVLMLFAVAGAWLWHNHGLRERALERVKQHCANVGVELLDGNVALKKIGLIKDASGRRRLARVYNFEFTVTGETRHNGTITQFGPHSAQIELAPYPAPFDDTPPVVEVARPSAQVIELSQWRQEHTKWKP